A portion of the Melanotaenia boesemani isolate fMelBoe1 chromosome 2, fMelBoe1.pri, whole genome shotgun sequence genome contains these proteins:
- the LOC121648844 gene encoding uncharacterized protein LOC121648844 — MLLEDNMITFMKKELKKFQKLLSLDYPECSVLEGEDEEPRKSSREALVKITVDFLRRLKQEELAERLQSKLLDAACPRKLKCGLKKKFQCVFEGIAKAGNPALLNQIYTELYITEGGTEVSDPPADGIRHVHPGQLVLEEVWEDGIEGRAKVHEQDPGVGSRSVQMLQDEVQGYVDGVVYRPVGSVGELQGIQEGGREGFEVGQNQALK; from the exons atg ctgctggaggacaacatgatcactttcatgaagaaggagctgaagaagttcCAGAAGCTTCTCAGTTtagattacccagaatgctcagtgttggagggtgaggatgaggagccgaggaagagcagcagagaggcgttagtgaagatcacagtggacttcctgaggaggttgaagcaggaggagctggctgagcgtctgcagagca aacttctGGATGCAGCTTGTCCacgtaaactaaaatgtggtctgaagaagaagttccagtgtgtgtttgaggggattgctaaagcaggaaacccagcccttctgaaccagatctacacagagctctacatcacagagggagggact GAAGTCAGTGATCCACCTGCAGATGGGATCAGGCACGTTCATCCGGGACAGCTTGTTTTGGAGGAGGTCTGGGAGGATGGTATTGAAGGCAGAGCTAAAGTCCACGAACAGGATCCTGGCGTAGGTTCCCGGTCAGtccagatgctgcaggatgaagtgCAGGGCTATGTTGATGGCGTCgtctacagacctgttggctctgtaggCGAACTGCAGGGGATCCAGGAGGGGGGCCGTGAGGGATTTGAGGTGGGACAGAACCAGGCGCTCAAATga